In Drosophila teissieri strain GT53w chromosome 2R, Prin_Dtei_1.1, whole genome shotgun sequence, the following proteins share a genomic window:
- the LOC122613281 gene encoding uncharacterized protein LOC122613281 has protein sequence MPAHCAVINCSHKYVHAGSISFHRFPFKRKDLLQKWKEFTQRSGQWMPSKWSALCSRHFVDEDFNCSHNRKTLKKNAVPSIRVSEEDSINGHLEQLSPSNRPTHKQTLSSAAESAATGVKATCRFCGSSATNCSSFDKSFELFGMIQKCFPTLQILQDDTLPKEICQECCVQLERFSQFIDVVMLAQSELQRKYRRQLKIKQEPLVRVKQEACESLDNLFPDELDMGLEQDDGCDQEETEQKFQFCDFPMLNAQDIINNCDIMEIINLDDPFINIPDDADVGQSERLQPGRTVNEMLQNELLTEEHNYAKEEWQLPPHQYKTEKVEGADAVPDAAPPPADPPPLQDNIAPSSAPEPRSCKPIVTNVSQIPNPLICELLPPPVPPTSVKPNIVVLNDSVVESSAAFRLHNCTLCTAKFITIDSLNQHYAHSHGNSTPMVSVPPMNISLPSLTINPPMKLESNRGFVATEQLEYWQSEWHNSPVSKQPRKKIDILDMQSSFLHHKDLIPTATQLSAPTPDPQLVAASASYAKLANRYRKLQLKCKNMKTPRKLHRKAYACRMCRKRFSSFKNILHHRRQEAHFVKLIPNFSGRCCGCLKFFRSRLGLRQHMRYICQSLSLKNHRRLQSFKCRHCQAIAFTHWRLYRRHEVNCRPRKSKTKVQTAMNSKKKVTPAQIFECNICKKSFGSLNGLRQHNITHSTERQHKCGICQRVFKRRNGLSQHIKGYHLQLKPHECPACQRRYALKCDMLRCRHSLRKGPAAGE, from the exons ATGCCTGCCCACTGCGCCGTGATAAATTGTAGTCATAAATATGTGCACGCGGGcagcatttcatttcacaG ATTTCCCTTCAAGCGGAAAGATCTTCTACAGAAATGGAAGGAATTTACCCAAAGGAGTGGTCAGTGGATGCCTTCGAAATGGAGTGCGCTGTGCAGTCGGCACTTTGTTGATGAGGACTTCAACTGTAGCCATAATCGGAAAACGCTGAAAAAGAATGCTGTGCCATCAATTAGAGTTTCGGAAGAAGACTCCATAAATGGGCACTTGGAACAGTTGTCACCAAGCAATAGGCCTACGCACAAGCAAACTCTCTCCAGTGCCGCTGAATCGGCAGCAACAGGTGTAAAAGCCACCTGCCGCTTTTGTGGTTCGTCTGCCACCAATTGCTCCTCGTTTGACAAGAGTTTTGAGCTCTTTGGTATGATCCAGAAGTGCTTTCCTACGCTACAGATTCTTCAAGACGACACCTTGCCGAAGGAAATATGCCAGGAGTGCTGCGTGCAACTAGAGCGCTTTTCCCAGTTCATCGATGTGGTGATGTTGGCGCAGAGTGAGTTGCAGAGAAAATACCGCCGACAGCTAAAAATCAAACAGGAACCCTTGGTTCGTGTGAAACAGGAGGCCTGCGAGAGTTTGGACAATCTTTTTCCTGATGAACTGGACATGGGTTTGGAGCAGGACGATGGCTGTGATCAAGAAGAAACTGAACAAAAGTTTCAGTTCTGCGATTTTCCTATGCTAAATGCCCAAGACATTATCAACAATTGTGATATTATGGAAATTATCAACCTAGATGATCCGTTTATCAATATTCCCGACGACGCTGATGTGGGACAGTCGGAGAGATTACAACCTGGAAGAACAGTCAATGAAATGCTGCAAAATGAACTGCTAACTGAAGAGCACAATTATGCAAAGGAGGAATGGCAACTACCCCCGCATCAGTACAAAACGGAAAAGGTGGAGGGAGCAGATGCTGTACCAGACGCCGCTCCTCCGCCTGCTGACCCACCTCCTCTTCAGGATAATATAGCTCCCTCATCAGCTCCCGAACCGCGCTCATGCAAACCCATTGTGACCAATGTAAGCCAGATACCCAACCCACTGATCTGCGAACTGTTGCCACCGCCTGTTCCACCCACGTCCGTCAAACCCAACATTGTGGTGCTCAACGATAGTGTGGTTGAATCTTCAGCTGCTTTTCGGCTTCACAACTGCACCCTGTGCACTGCtaaatttataacaattgATAGCTTAAATCAGCATTATGCCCACAGTCACGGTAATTCCACTCCCATGGTTAGTGTTCCTCCAATGAATATAAGCCTGCCCAGCTTGACTATTAACCCTCCAATGAAACTAGAGAGCAACAGGGGATTTGTGGCCACTGAACAATTGGAATACTGGCAGTCAGAGTGGCATAATAGTCCTGTATCCAAGCAACCTAGAAAAAAGATTGATATACTGGACATGCAGAGTAGCTTCCTGCATCACAAAGACCTTATACCGACAGCCACTCAACTGTCAGCACCCACACCTGATCCTCAACTGGTTGCAGCGTCTGCTAGCTACGCTAAACTGGCTAATAGGTATCGTAAGTTGCAGctgaaatgcaaaaacatgAAAACTCCAAGGAAGCTGCATAGAAAAGCTTATGCTTGCCGGATGTGCAGGAAACGATTTTCCAGCTTCAAGAACATACTCCACCATCGTCGCCAAGAAGCACACTTTGTAAAGTTAATACCTAATTTTTCAGGACGCTGTTGTGGTTGCCTGAAGTTCTTTCGATCCCGCTTGGGTCTTCGCCAGCATATGCGATACATATGTCAATCGTTGTCGCTCAAAAACCATCGGCGCCTCCAGAGCTTCAAGTGTCGCCACTGCCAGGCCATTGCCTTTACCCACTGGCGCCTGTATCGTCGTCATGAAGTCAATTGCAGACCAAGAAAGTCGAAAACGAAGGTGCAGACTGCTATGAAttcaaaaaagaaagttaCGCCCGCCCAAATATTTGAGtgtaatatttgtaaaaaatcaTTTGGGTCGCTCAACGGACTCCGCCAGCATAATATTACCCACTCGACGGAACGGCAACACAAGTGCGGCATCTGTCAGCGGGTCTTCAAGCGACGCAACGGACTCTCTCAACACATCAAGGGGTACCACCTGCAGCTTAAGCCGCACGAGTGTCCTGCCTGCCAGCGTCGTTACGCCCTGAAATGCGATATGCTGAGGTGCAGGCATTCCCTCCGAAAAGGTCCAGCTGCCGGGGAGTGA
- the LOC122612102 gene encoding L-2-hydroxyglutarate dehydrogenase, mitochondrial, with translation MAQVRLLVQGFRRGLLNVGVATPHECTATNKRSQHSSSSSGDYDLVVVGGGIVGAASAREILLRHPSLKVAVLEKESKLAKHQSGHNSGVIHAGIYYKPGTLKARLCVEGMHLAYAYLDEHKIPYKKTGKLIVATDEKEVKLLQDLEKRGIANNVPDLRMIEGSEIQEIEPYCQGLKALHSPHTGIVDWELVTQHYGQDFKQCGGDIYLDFNVSKFSETKEGTDYPVTIHGAKSGQTVRTKNVLTCGGLQSDLLAEKTGCPRDPRIVPFRGEYLLLTKEKQHMVKGNIYPVPDPRFPFLGVHFTPRMDGSIWLGPNAVLALKREGYTWGDINLVELFDALRYPGFVKMASKYIGFGLSEMSKSWFINLQIKALQKYIPDITEYDIQRGPAGVRAQAMDLDGNLVDDFVFDRGEGSGALAKRVLHCRNAPSPGATSSLAIAKMIADKIETEFSIGK, from the exons ATGGCTCAGGTGCGACTGCTGGTACAGGGATTTCGGCGGGGCCTACTTAACGTGGGCGTAGCCACGCCCCACGAGTGCACAGCGACCAACAAAAGATCGCAGCACAGCTCGTCGAGCAGCGG AGATTATGATCTGGTTGTCGTTGGTGGTGGCATCGTGGGCGCCGCATCTGCCCGAGAGATTCTTCTGCGCCATCCATCCCTCAAAGTGGCTGTTCTGGAGAAGGAGTCCAAACTAGCCAAGCACCAGAGTGGCCACAACTCCGGCGTGATTCATGCTGGTATCTACTATAAGCCTGGAACCCTGAAAGCCCGCCTTTGCGTGGAGGGCATGCATTTGGCATACGCTTATCTGGATGAACACAAGATCCCGTACAAGAAAACCGGGAAACTTATTGTGGCTACGGATGAAAAAGAAGTGAAGCTGCTCCAGGATCTGGAAAAGCGTGGTATTGCCAACAACGTGCCGGATCTGCGAATGATCGAAGGCAGCGAAATCCAGGAAATCGAACCCTACTGCCAGGGACTGAAGGCTCTTCACAGTCCGCACACTGGTATCGTTGACTGGGAATTGGTTACTCAGCATTATGGTCAGGATTTTAAACAGTGCGGTGGTGATATCTACCTGGATTTTAATGTCAGCAAGTTTAGCGAGACCAAGGAGGGCACCGATTACCCAGTGACCATCCATGGCGCTAAGTCGGGTCAAACGGTTCGCACCAAGAACGTATTAACCTGCGGCGGTTTGCAGTCCGACCTGCTGGCTGAGAAGACTGGATGCCCCAGAGATCCCCGCATAGTGCCTTTCCGTGGTGAGTACCTGCTGTTGACCAAGGAAAAACAGCACATGGTCAAGGGCAATATTTATCCGGTGCCGGATCCACGTTTTCCCTTCCTGGGAGTTCACTTTACGCCGCGGATGGACGGATCTATCTGGCTGGGACCAAATGCCGTACTGGCTCTCAAACGCGAAGGTTACAC ATGGGGTGACATTAATCTTGTCGAGCTTTTTGACGCCCTACGCTATCCGGGCTTTGTAAAGATGGCCAGCAAGTACATCGGTTTCGGGCTCAGCGAGATGTCCAAGTCGTGGTTTATTAACCTACAGATCAAGGCGTTGCAGAAGTACATCCCGGACATCACGGAGTATGATATCCAGCGAGGTCCCGCTGGAGTGCGTGCCCAAGCAATGGATCTGGATGGCAATCTCGTGGACGATTTTGTTTTCGATCGCGGAGAAGGATCGGGAGCGCTAGCCAAGCGAGTGCTCCACTGCAGAAACGCCCCATCACCGGGCGCGACTAGCAGCTTGGCCATTGCCAAGATGATTGCAGACAAGATCGAGACCGAGTTCTCTATCGGCAAGTGA
- the LOC122612101 gene encoding transport and Golgi organization protein 6 has product MINTAKYFAILESLKFTKALANIANNPGTPDALGINLRILEKYAKLEINQQLHELCQEYQLTVDQESNIDPEAEPNISYIVRLQHVLHSITRNINFHSDAKEDLISVAHLKLCIQASQELSYYSLRCQLHEDFYKSPIFREAREKVKANSSLLLLSIQFFINLLPIRQYHIANSMELVQRDLLAAIVSLRVQEDSPQLDKAIAYLWQYESKADFFRNILLLKATPLCEPLAQLLHRQLLGKLNLPQGFASLVEALHQTPNVSSTRNAEIVASIVARKGFSQLAQEKMILQVLDYCKIYLQNEDKMCAGVLSLRRLYDLSDINRKQIEEILSRHWKRLCNPEDIINGLILMEHQELSNHILLWQQIFCFSTVACLPSSLLIPYLPLLLQLYDGLPLESPGSSQLSAIILRCLDNRETEKELPAILQKLFKWEIEKEHPWKSLNPRIIILPSINANQIQVKVAHKDHKGVHDVGRILPGLLTSSSHHSLTCKVFLTLLGFIGKKLNDKSSACVDFISSEAELKDFLHSKYQLKLDLLFALNQMVAHQPLRAQLSLHTKKLLHILNDLLVHRSREQDTTDQILLLVLNLLQEILEDSEKIQLSKDCKELKEQLNQLSTQSSNPLIHQSVQSLLTIINGVWQPSEVVKIQPFQKARSLIEDKQSHMQVYGIQMMIDLLKKRDPATLAQGQLIIALALTTLKEKESYTFLNCVRLFVSLVHVMESDVLDKLSDEYLSETDQLDYRLVVGEAILKVAQELGPLCYRYKAVLLNCFMHGSRSPVHEFRMSAFSNLSQLCRLLAFQVQNFFHELLQLVNSELSTGGYVPAKRAAVLVLAELLNGMENLLDYQEVLLPIYRLLKAIEAEESCDPQMRQHAANGLKILNEKCTKLIRSALEEQSIQKQINVLGIKDSVSPQKKDRHILELN; this is encoded by the exons ATGATTAATACGGCCAAGTACTTTGCTATTTTAGAGAGTTTAAAGTTTACTAAGGCTCTTG CAAATATAGCCAATAACCCAGGGACTCCCGACGCCTTGGGAATCAACCTGCgaattttggaaaaatatgcTAAACTCGAGATTAATCAGCAATTGCATGAGTTATGCCAGGAATATCAGTTAACGGTCGATCAGGAATCCAATATAGATCCCGAAGCGGAACCTAATATATCCTATATAGTGAGACTGCAACATGTGCTACATTCGATCACGAGAAACATTAATTTTCACAGCGACGCTAAGGAGGATCTTATTTCGGTGGCGCACCTGAAACTATGTATCCAGGCTTCCCAAGAACTATCATATTACTCGCTTCGATGCCAGTTACATGAGGATTTCTACAAATCGCCTATATTTCGTGAGGCCCGGGAGAAAGTTAAGGCAAATTCTTCGCTGCTACTCCTAAGCATTCAGTTCTTTATAAATCTACTGCCTATTCGACAATACCACATAGCCAACTCCATGGAGCTGGTGCAAAGGGATCTTCTGGCAGCAATTGTGAGTCTGCGTGTGCAGGAAGACTCTCCACAGCTGGATAAGGCTATAGCCTACCTctggcaatatgaatcgaaaGCAGATTTCTTTCGCAACATTCTGCTCCTGAAAGCCACACCTCTCTGCGAACCTCTTGCCCAATTATTGCATCGTCAACTGTTAGGAAAGCTTAACTTACCCCAAGGATTCGCTAGTCTTGTTGAGGCACTTCATCAAACTCCCAATGTGAGTTCTACCAGAAATGCGGAAATTGTTGCTAGCATTGTGGCCAGGAAAGGATTTTCTCAGTTAGCACAAGAAAAGATGATTCTTCAGGTGTTGGATTATTGTAAAATCTATCTCCAGAATGAAGACAAAATGTGCGCTGGTGTTCTATCGCTCAGAAGGCTGTACGATTTAAGTGATATAAATCGAAAGCAGATAGAAGAAATATTATCTAGGCACTGGAAACGCCTTTGTAACCCTGAAGATATTATTAATGGCCTTATATTAATGGAACACCAGGAACTGAGCAATCACATCCTCTTATGGCAGCAAATCTTCTGCTTTTCGACCGTGGCTTGCTTGCCTAGTAGTCTACTTATTCCTTATCTTCCTCTGCTCCTTCAACTATACGATGGCCTACCACTGGAATCACCGGGCTCATCACAGCTTTCTGCCATTATATTGCGTTGTCTGGACAATAGAGAGACGGAAAAAGAATTACCTGCGATACTACAAAAGCTGTTTAAATGGGAAATTGAAAAGGAACATCCTTGGAAGAGTTTAAATCCTCGCATTATAATCCTGCCTTCCATAAACGCAAATCAAATTCAGGTTAAAGTGGCTCACAAAGATCATAAAGGAGTTCACGATGTAGGCAGGATATTGCCCGGTCTACTCACATCTAGCTCTCATCATTCCCTAACTTGCAAAGTTTTCCTCACTCTTCTGGGCTTCATAGGTAAAAAGTTAAATGATAAATCTTCTGCCTGCGTAGATTTCATTTCATCAGAAGCAGAGCTCAAAGACTTTTTGCACTCCAAATATCAACTCAAGCTAGATTTGCTCTTTGCTTTAAACCAAATGGTAGCACATCAACCATTAAGAGCTCAGCTATCTCTGCATACTAAGAAGCTTCTACATATACTAAACGACTTGCTTGTCCACCGATCTAGAGAGCAAGATACCACGGATCAGATCCTTCTTCTGGTTCTGAACCTCTTGCAGGAAATTCTTGAAGACAGTGAAAAAATTCAACTTTCAAAAGACTGTAAAGAACTGAAAGAGCAACTGAACCAGTTGAGTACTCAATCTTCAAACCCTCTCATTCACCAGTCTGTACAATCTTTGCTTACAATAATTAACGGAGTATGGCAACCAAGTGAGGTTGTTAAGATACAACCTTTTCAAAAAGCTCGATCCCTGATAGAAGACAAACAATCCCACATGCAAGTGTATGGGATTCAGATGATGATCGATTTGCTCAAAAAAAGAGATCCCGCAACGTTAGCGCAGGGTCAACTTATCATAGCTTTAGCGCTGACCACTCTCAAGGAAAAGGAATCTTATACCTTTCTAAATTGTGTTCGGCTCTTTGTGTCGCTTGTTCATGTTATGGAGTCCGATGTTCTGGACAAATTGAGTGATGAGTACCTATCAGAGACAGATCAGCTAGATTACCGCCTTGTAGTGGGTGAAGCTATTCTCAAAGTCGCTCAGGAGTTAG GTCCGCTTTGCTATCGATACAAGGCTGTTCTCCTCAACTGCTTCATGCACGGCTCCCGGTCTCCTGTTCATGAATTTCGGATGTCAGCCTTTTCCAATCTTTCCCAGCTTTGTCGTCTGTTGGCCTTTCAGGTGCAGAACTTTTTCCACGAGCTACTCCAACTGGTTAATAGTGAATTAAGTACCGGAGGTTATGTTCCCGCTAAGCGAGCAGCTGTTTTGGTCTTAGCTGAACTATTAAATGGTATGGAGAATCTTCTGGATTACCAAGAAGTGTTACTCCCCATTTATCGCCTCCTAAAAGCGATTGAAGCGGAGGAATCCTGTGATCCTCAAATGCGTCAGCATGCGGCAAATGGtctaaaaattttaaacgaaAAGTGCACAAAACTGATACGATCTGCCTTGGAGGAGCAATCTATACAAAAACAGATTAATGTATTGGGCATCAAGGACAGTGTTTCACCTCAGAAAAAAGACCGTCACATACTGGAACTGAATTAA